In Zea mays cultivar B73 chromosome 7, Zm-B73-REFERENCE-NAM-5.0, whole genome shotgun sequence, the following proteins share a genomic window:
- the LOC103634229 gene encoding uncharacterized protein yields the protein MHLRIGMKVDLWRAKHKEASTWHSRLFFGSRCQYPRHSRNFPTNKENRETTDLYISRWMQSKPKCKAILGTRASEIIKLAPFCLHLSVEGESPMNDPQLLMESSFTAAKEFEEDQRGDVSSSSSAQCDHSPCPPTLNS from the exons ATGCATCTCCGTATTGGAATGAAAG TTGACCTTTGGCGAGCAAAACACAAAGAAGCAAGCACATGGCATTCTCGCTTATTCTTTGGATCAAGGTGTCAGTATCCTAGACACAGTAGAAATT TTCCAACTAACAAGGAAAATCGAGAGACAACTGATCTTTATATTAGCAGGTGGATGCAATCAAAACCAAAATGCAAG GCAATACTTGGTACTCGAGCATCAGAGATCATAAAGCTTGCTCCTTTTTGTCTCCATTTATCAGTCGAGGGGGAGTCACCGATGAACGACCCACAATTG CTGATGGAATCCTCATTCACCGCTGCTAAGGAGTTTGAGGAGGACCAGAGAGGAGACGTCAGTTCTTCCTCCTCCGCTCAGTGTGACCATTCTCCCTGTCCCCCAACTCTGAACTCTTAG